CAAAAAGGCAAAAGCACCATGGGTTGGTTTTATGGATTCAAACTACATATTGTTATCAACGACAGGGGTGAAATCATCAACTATCAAATCACACCGGGCAATTGTGATGACAGAGAACCTCTGAAAGACGGAACATTCACCAAGAATCTTTTTGGCAAACTCATTGCCGATAGAGGCTACATTTCCCAAAACCTTTTTGACCGGCTCTTTGTCGATGACATCCACATGATAACCAAACGCCAGTTCGATCTAAGCGAACATACCATAAAAATAACAAGTAGCTGTAAATCATACTCTTTTGTGATTCTCCGGCTGCATAATGATCGGGAAGAAGGGGCGGCTTCTAAGTCATTGGGCTTCAGATGTAGATAAAAAGCCATCTGAAAGCAATATAAGTACCTGAAAAACACTGTGTGGAAAATAAAACACACTAATAACCAATGTGTTGTGCCATTCCTTTATATCGAACTCACGTTAACCAAAATCAAAAAGAACATGAAGAACTCCCTGATGCATCTATATGACAAAGTTTTATTGAGGAAGAGAGCCCTGATCGAAACGGTCAATGATATGCTCAAAAATGTCTGTCAGATAGAGCACACGAGACATCGCAGTGTCAACAATTTTGTCACCAACCTGATCTCCGGTATCATCGCTTACAACATCCTGCCTAAAAAGCCTGAACTCA
This genomic stretch from Porphyromonas gingivalis ATCC 33277 harbors:
- a CDS encoding IS982 family transposase; translation: MTILILFHLSRYRDLKAFYLQYITHSCRSEFPHLVSYNRFVELQSRVGFKLIAFLNMCCLGQCTGISFIDSTPLKACHIKRAHGHRTMRGWAQKGKSTMGWFYGFKLHIVINDRGEIINYQITPGNCDDREPLKDGTFTKNLFGKLIADRGYISQNLFDRLFVDDIHMITKRQFDLSEHTIKITSSCKSYSFVILRLHNDREEGAASKSLGFRCR